In Spodoptera frugiperda isolate SF20-4 chromosome 4, AGI-APGP_CSIRO_Sfru_2.0, whole genome shotgun sequence, a single window of DNA contains:
- the LOC118272358 gene encoding myc proto-oncogene protein gives MSPPLDSFVQFDIWEALDEDSVRLTQTSEFWTQVQYEADELDILPPANFSDPLQESDEDWRVMETQEEEEPHKENIVHHDCMWAGSCADLVHPGNTFVPSDPTTTPTTPGQSLLRRDMSPSRPETPPSIDGDEPPQFRHSVDVAGTALRLLRDSAVVAADHSYTLARRHLDYLGVQTPSDSCESEEEIDVVSLGTQQPLPPSQTHVRTDTLPRVPSAQERQHIQRTVETAITPRSPRPAARKRLVPPPSIAAASSRRRARGPGRRGRRSNTDTDSEAESPEIERRSIHNDMERLRRIGLKNLFDELKKQIPATKDKERAPKVVILREAAALCKKLNYEDIEREKLRKKQLQLVTKLKKLRSALSTRYGRN, from the exons ATGTCGCCACCGTTAGATTCATTCGTTCAGTTTGACATCTGGGAAGCCTTGGACGAAGATTCTGTCAGGTTGACACAGACTTCAGAGTTCTGGACTCAAGTTCAATATGAAGCAGACGAATTGGACATCCTCCCTCCAGCCAACTTTTCAGATCCGCTACAAGAAAGCGATGAAGACTGGAGGGTAATGGAAACACAAGAGGAAGAAGAACCacacaaagaaaatatagtACACCATGATTGTATGTGGGCTGGCTCTTGTGCGGATTTAGTACATCCAGGAAATACATTTGTCCCAAGCGATCCGACCACAACACCAACCACACCAGGACAGAGTCTTCTTCGAAGAGATATGTCACCGTCAAGACCTGAAACTCCACCATCAATAGACGGCGATGAACCACCACAGTTCCGTCATTCGGTAGATGTAGCTGGCACAGCTCTACGCCTCTTGAGAGACTCGGCCGTGGTAGCAGCTGACCATTCATACACACTGGCCCGGCGGCACTTAGACTACCTCGGCGTGCAAACACCCTCTGACTCGTGTGAATCAG AGGAGGAAATAGACGTGGTCTCGCTTGGTACGCAGCAGCCGTTGCCACCATCGCAAACTCACGTGCGCACGGACACCCTGCCCCGCGTGCCCTCTGCGCAGGAGCGCCAGCACATACAGCGCACCGTAGAGACTGCCATCACGCCGCGCTCCCCGCGGCCCGCAGCCAGGAAGCGTCTAGTACCGCCGCCCAGCATAGCGGCAGCGTCGTCTCGTCGCCGCGCCCGAGGCCCTGGCCGCCGTGGACGCCGCTCTAACACTGATACTGACTCTGAAGCCGAATCGCCCGAGATCGAACGGCGCTCCATCCACAACGACATGGAGAGACTACGACGCATTGGCCTCAAAAATCTCTTTGATGAGCTCAAAAAGCAGATCCCGGCCACTAAAGACAAGGAGCGCGCGCCTAAAGTTGTCATTCTGAGAGAGGCGGCCGCGCTCTGCAAAAAACTTAACTATGAAGACATCGAGAGGGAAAAGCTAAGGAAGAAGCAACTCCAACTTGTGACGAAGTTGAAAAAACTACGCTCCGCGCTGTCAACGCGCTACGGACGAAACTGA